Genomic window (Magnolia sinica isolate HGM2019 chromosome 6, MsV1, whole genome shotgun sequence):
CATTTGGCAGCATGTAATTGGAGGATTTGTGCAGGTTagctgtttcctttttcttttcttttcttttcctgttgGTAGCAAGGAATTGGAGGGATTTGGATTTGAGAGGAATGCAGACACCCcactcccccccccccaagaGCTCTTTTGGAACTCCCACCTGGCAGCTATGATTTCAAATCCACTTGATTCTGTATGAACTAAGGTGTTGTTTAATAAAACTTATTATCAGCAATTATCACTTATTTTCAGCATAACTTATTTTCAGTACTATATGATTCAGATTGGCCTAGATTATtaagtgcttaaattaattttcactgaaCACATGGGTCCTTTTTCAGCTCTCCTCCCTTAACACTGAAGGCCGAATGCTAAAAGTGGTGGTGCgttaaaatttcttttcacttttgactaAAAAATCCTTAAAACCATTTCAAAATTACAATCCAGCTCTTTAAGTTTTCAGTACTTATTTTTTAgagcttatttttcagtttttcaaGCAGCACCTAAAATCCACCGGATTCCACAGCATTTCAAATCCACGCTGTCAGACTAGCTCTTAGTTAACTGGGAGGAATTTGAAAAATCTAAGGGGGTTTGGGTCTCAATTGTTTTGAGGAAGGAATTGGAGTGTCTTGTGTAAATGGTGGAGATCCAATTATGAAAATCTGCATTTGGAGAAGAGTGGTTCTAGAGTACGGGGCTGACAATGGCTGGTGGGATCCCAAATGTGGTCCCTTCGATTCCAGTTAGCGTGGAGGGGCATTTGTAGCATGGAGAATGACAATAAGGCATAGGGTGAAATTCTTAGGGCTAGGTCTCGTTTTTTGGTCAACAAAGGAgagcgtgcttttgggatgatgaACGGATCGGTGATAAAGCATTTTCAATGTTGTTTCTGGACCCGTATGGGGTGGCTTATGAGGGAATGCAGTGAACGACTGTCATATTTCATGAAGGCAAGGCTTTTGCCATATCTGATTCAGAATGGAATCTCAAAGATAGTCAGATGTTAGAATATGGAAAAGGTCAGCCTTTGGTATTTTTTCAGAGATGATGTTCATTCTAGAGCCAGTGCAAGTTTTAATCTCAGAAGAAGTATCAGAATATGGCAAGTTCAGCCTCACGAAGGTTAGGTCCAGTTCTTCTCTGGCCTGCATTTGGAGTTCTTTGGTGCCACCTTGGATCACAACTTTCATTTGGACTGCCATGAAAGATAGTTCTGACCCCAGATCAGTTCAAGTGCATGTCCATGACAGTGGAAGTGCCTCATAGAGAAGTATGCTCCTGGGCTAAAGGGGAAAGGCGCACCCTTGGGTTTTCCATTGTATCATTAAGGAGATGAGATCTCTGATTGGTGGGCTAAACATTTCGTTTGCCCCCTCACTAAGCGGATCTTATCCCTTGTGCTTGATCTGGCAATTTCAGGGGTTTTGTGTCATTTTAGTGAGTTTCGTtattaatgcaggacaattaaccacttggtctaaaagcttgaactgttagagtatggcgaattaatccctttatcttatagcccaggccccacatctcatgggttaggacctcagccgaactcccctcgtggaccctaaatcacatgggtaccgcctcacacgggccgcccaccccgagtgtgaccccgcatcccacaggctaccccactcgagcccagtgtgaaatgcgcattaatcacccccggtgaggagtctcgaacacgagacctcccccgtgggccctgcctaccctgagtgtgcccctgcatcccacaggcgacctcgctcgagcccggtgtgaaaatgcccttgcattaatcacccctggtgaggagtctcggaTACGAGACCTCCcgttctgataccaatttgatgcaggacaattaaccacttgctctaaaagctcgaactattagagtatgacgaattattCCTTTTATgtcataacccaggccccacatctcatgggttaggacttcggccgaacccccctcgtgggcctcaaatcacatgggtactgcctcacacgggccacccaccccgagtgtgtccccacatcccacaaggtaccccactcgagcctagtgtgaaatgcgcattaatcacccccggtgaggaatcTCAAACACGACCCTGCATTccataggcgaccccactcgagcccggtgtgaaaatgcccctgcattagttatcctctcaaaaaagaaaaaaagaaaaagagagtaaaaaaggTGTTGAGAATGGATACAGAGTCTTTCACTAATGAAGAATTGGTCCTTAAATAGTTGGGACTTAGCTATGACAATGAAGGcgatggtggtgatgatgatgatagctTTCTAAGGCCCTTTGTATACAATTATTAgaatattaaaatattaaaatatgaaatttatagaTGATCATTGATCAGTTTAtggtgggccaagcatgtctgtggtgggccccaccagatgtatgACATTGATTGTTCACGTATTTTTCACACCGGCATGTGTGTGGAGAGGccctttatgtattttttctcaGGAGTAGCAGGAGTGGGAGGAGAAGTCAAGGCGAAAGATGAGGAGGTGATGAGATTCTAGACCATGGTTTGCAAGCTTGAGGAGGAGTAGGATGAAAAAGGGGGAGAGCAGGAGGAGAAGGTAAAGTAGAAGCAGCAATAGGAAAAGCAGAAGGTGGAAAAGGAGGCCGAGGAGTTGAGTTGATGAGGTTTCAAACCATGTTTGCAagcttgagatttatatccatgtCCATTTAGAACATAATATATTGGCTGAATTTGGTCTTAATATCGCTCAATAGATCCTTCATTGTCGTTTTTCTTATCTATTGGGTTTATAGATTCTTGATAGGGTTCTTGCAATAAACTGTCCATTCCCACTTCTTATATAGCTTtaatatggtccttgatagagtggactgGCAGaccaggattcatgtagccgactccaattagttgggataaggcttagatgatgatggtggtgatggtATAACTAGGATATAATATTTTCTCAGTTTCAGGAAATTATACGAGAAAGTAAAGTTCTTTTAATATCTAAACATCTATTACATTTTCTAATAGTAGctatctaccttttttttttttggaatggtaATAgctattacattttttttccctCTAGTAGCTGTCTACTTGTTTGCTCTTTATGTTGACAGCATATTCTAATCTGCTCTTATGGTCATTACAGGTCTCCACTGTATTGGATATTGGCTGTGGATTTGGTAGCTTCGGAGCTCATTTGTTCTCTCTAAATCTGATGACTATTTGTATAGCTGCTTATGAGATATTTGGAAGTCCAGTCCAGCTGGCCCTTGAGAGGGGTCTTCCTGCAATGATTGGCAGCTTCATTTCAAGGCAACTTCCATATCCATCACTGTCGTTTGATATGGTTCACTGTGCTCAGTGTGGAATTATCTGGGACCAGAAAGGTACTTCTGGAGTTGGTTAGATTTGGCTCCTTAACTAGTAAATAGCTACTAACATTTGCTTCCTGGTTGGGTACTTCAGGGAAATAGTTTCTAAGTTGTCTTTAGCTGTTCGCACGTGCTCTTCTTTTGTCAAACATAATTCCTCAGTAAAACATAATTTGGTTTTACCGAGGAATCTTCTGCCAAACTTTATTATTGGAAGTTGGAACTGAACTATCTTGTATTGACAATGAGAAGCGACTACCATTCAAGTATGCAGCGCAATGTAATTGATGgttgatatctctctctttatgTGGAGAACCTAAACTTTTTTCTGCATTACCACACCTTTAGTTCATGCAAATTGTTTACAGTGAAAACCAAATTAGAAATTATAGTTACATAGTGACCAAAAGAAATATAAAAAGGAAAAGTTGCATAAATGACGGAAATTCAaggttactctctctctctctctctctctctctctctcaagaaaagaaaagaaaagaaaagaaaagaaaagtctgGAGGGTTGATGTTAGGTAGGAAGCTGTTTGGTGAACTTCTGCCAAGAAATCATGGGAATTCTTATTCTGAAATTGGTGAATGGGATCTGTAAAGCCgaacccaaatagctgggacaagtaTCTGATTATGATGACGACTTGATGCATGCCTTTATCATGGTGTAGGTCCACATGTGAACTTCAAAGACCCAGCTTAAATATTATAATTTTCTTGAGAAACTGAGGAATTAATTATACTATGTATCAAGTTACCAaaagaaaattattttttataataattttcATGATAGCCTTGTCCCAGCATTTGAGGCTGCTTTACAAATCCTGTTTTGTCAATTTCACCAACTCAATAGCCTTGTTCCAGCATTTGGGGCTGCTTTACAAATCCTGTTTGTCAATTTCAccaaaagaagataaaatataCATGACCACCCTGAAAGAAATAAGAAATGTACAAATATTCTTGGGGGCAATGATTGATAGTAAGGTACACAATGCAGATCACCCTAGAATCTGTTCTATGTAGCAACTGGATGAAAGCATACTTAGCCTATTGATGGATTATCAATTTTGGATAAGATATGTATGAAACAATTATTAGTACAATATACGTCTAAGTTTTATGATCAGTTTGGCATAATTGATGTGAATCAAATCCTTTGCTTCTAACTTTTCATTTTGATGTCTGCTCCGTTAACTTCATGAAATTTCTTCAGAAAGAAAAATGGTAGTTAAATTCAAAGTTTCATTTAATACCGCTTTACAATAGCCACTGATTTATTCCACCTTAAGCAGATGGAGCATTCCTTATAGAAGTGGACCGTGTACTCAAGCCTGGTGGTTACTTTGTTTTGACATCACCCACAAGCAAACCTCAAGCATCTTCACTGAATGCAAAGAACAGAATCATGTTCACACCAATTGAGGAATTTACAGGAAAAATCTGTTGGAGCCTTTTAGCACAGCAAGAGGAGACTTTCGTTTGGCAGAAAACTGCAGATGTTAATTGCTATGCATCTCGGTGAGGTTCATAATGTTtacctaagggtctgtttggttttccaattacaagggtaaatggttgtaaatgggtcatgattatttactcttataATTGTGTGGTCACATCACATACATTTGACTGTAATGATGATTTTGTTACATTGTTTGTTCTGCCTTGAAATCACTGTAAAAATGATggttttataatgtgaaaatgtaatgattacatttTACTTTGCTTCCATTTACAAGTGTATTTTACTCTTGATTTACGAGCGATAATTTcttttaaacaaacacatgaaaaTGATAATTATGGCTCAATTACCTTGCATTTCGTAGGAAATTGGAAAATAAACAGGCCCTAAACCTACATGATTGTTTgcttcaactttttttttttttcttctctttctggaCCAACGCTCTGGATGGTGGTTGATTGGGCTGACTGCAATCCATTTTACTTCAGTTCTAATTCTTGGAAATTTGCTTTTAGAGCAAAATTTGTAATACTGTATTTCTTTTTGTCTCCATTGTAGCAAGCAGGGTGGTATACCTCTTTGTAAAGATGAGAATGACGAAACATATTACCAGCCCCTCCTCTCATGTATAAGTGGAACTACTAGCAATCGTTGGGTTCCCGTACAGAACAGGTCCCACAGGCCTTTCGACTCTCAACTGAGCTCAGATGAACTTGCAGTCCACGGAAAGTATCATTTTGTCACATTCTGCCTGTGTTTGTGTTACGTTGTTCTGTTAGCTTTTGTTTCCCAGTGTCCAAATTCTGCTGCATCTGTAGCTAAAACCTTTCAGCGCGGGCATGGGAACAGACTTTACTCGAACTGGTTTCTCTTTTAATCTTAAAATTCACTCATGATTTAATACTACATTGAATCTGATTTGTTGTCATAGTATATTAACTATCATTTACCTTTGCAGGTGTATATCCTGAAGATTTTCTTGAAGATTCACGTGTTTGGAGTTCAGCTTTGAAAAACTATTGGTCTTTGCTTACGCCCTTGATCTTTTCAGACCATCCAAAGAGGCCAGGTGATGAAGATCCATTACCTCCATTTAACATGATACGCAATGTTATGGACATGAATGCTCATTATGGAGGATTAAATGCTGCATTTCTGGAGGCAAGAAAATCAGTCTGGGTTATGAATGTTGTGCCCATCAGGACATCCGATACGCTTCCTCTGATACTCAACCGAGGCTTTGCCGGTGTTTTGCATGACTGGTAGATCATCTTTCCTAATTCTTTCATGAATTTTTCATAGagctttcatatatatatatatatatatatatatatatatatatatatattgtgggtTGTTTTTGTATGCCGATCATTGCTTTGAATGCCAGATGGGAGTTTGAGCTAGATATTAGTTTTCTTAAGAAAACAGTACAAACCTTTGGGAACTGATCATCTACATCTTGTTAATTGGTGTACTTCCATGATTAATAATCAAATCTCCTCATCTTTTGTTTTATGCAGTTGGAATCTGTAAATGTATTTTGAAGCATTTTGAGTCCCTTGGTAGCCCATGTTAGAGATAGGGGCAATAGTACTTTTCCTACATGAATCAATGAATTAtgaattttcaatttctttttgaaCAATTCAAAACATAAATAGATGTAATATTTTATGCAAATAAAAGTCACATCACCATCAAATGCTTGACTGTAGTGAAAGAAAATTATGTCAATACCATATCATTTATGTCGAAAAAAAATCTGTTGAAATTGATGAGATTTGCTTTCACTTTAAGGCATTATGTAGGTATAGATCCCAACTACTAATACAATAAGCAAACATATATAGGGAAATTGATGATAATGACCATAATATATAGATGCAGATCTAGATGTAGAAAAACATTACGGGAAAACAGCTCATATATCTGAAGAAGTGGGGGATGTCTCACTTAAGTAAGCCTCGTCCATGGTTTCAGTAGATACCCAAAGAAACTTTTCAGCATACTTACCAGATGTGTATTTTCTCATGGCATGGTTCAGCCTGAATTAAGAAATGGTATCACTTCCACAATATTGATTCTATGTGCTGTTCACTGCAGAGATCCAAGTGTGCATTCAGAGCAATAGAGGTTGccatcctctcttcttcttctttttttcttgaattgggagaaaattttatttgaaaaaaggaaaaaggaaactaCAACAGAACAACCCTGGgaaggcaaaaaataaaaataaataaaatcattggCCCCTAAAACTAAAATACTCAGAATTGCCACCCTACTCCTAGGATGACAAACCCATACCCTAGACCAGGCTGGGCACAATTCTAACTACCCATACAAGTCGTAGAATGAATCCCTCATAGCTTGCTCTTTTGTTAGGCTATCTGCATGATCGCTTAATGCTCGCAAAGTGTGGACAAAAGAAGCTCTAATATAAGAACAAGTTTCTTTAATTTCCTCTACCATGTCCACTAATATCCAAAGGAATCTCCTAGATGTTGTCCAAGAGATTGCATTCTTGGAATCCTCCTCAACAGTAATCAGAGTGAAACGCCACTCAGCAACAATTTTGATCTCATTGTCCTTGACTAGTACCATTTGGTCATCACTattaatgcatctaacatgattTAGGTCCCTActcttctcctctctcattttcacaAGTTTAAAGACATCTTGCTCACCTTCTTTAGTCCCCAATTTATTGGAAGGATAGTCATAAGACTCACTGCTTTCTTAGCAGTCCTTTTGGCACTACATTGCTCAATATTTTCATTGTTTTAGGTACTTGCTAGGTGTTGAAACATGAATGTTTCTTGttaatagtatttttttttttttttttgcatcatcATTCTACTACCAAGTTTCCATCTATAATTGGCAACCCTCTAGATATTCCTAAAACCTCATTTGCTACTTTCTAATGCACTCAGCCATCCCATTCCACACAATAAATACTTCTTCTTTGACAGTCaactttccttcttccatcaatttatttttgaatatcaTTGTTTTCTCTCATTTTAAATTCCACCTCCAAGTTTTTGGACACCTATTAATTTCATTCCCGTTCTTCTATCTCTTAATTTAAACATCCATGACCATTAACCTGTATTGTGCGGAGCCTTTGTAAGAGCTAATTTTCCTAATCCATATCTGAGATGGTACCTTCAGAGTATAACTTGACTAAACAGTTGCTGGGCAGTTGCATGACCAGTTGAGCACATCAAACTTGCAATCAATTGCATGCTTATAAGAGAATAAGAATTGTAATTTTGCATAACGCCATGTGTAGCTGAAGATAATACTTTGTTATTTTAGGATTTCGAACATTAAGGAGTTGTTCAATGGAatgttttttctcatttttatgaGCAGGTGTGAACCCTTCCCTACATACCCTCGGACATATGACATGCTTCACGCAATGGGGCTCCTGTCACACTTGCTTGATTTGAAAGAGTGTGACATATCCAGCCTATTCTTGGAGATGGATCGGATTCTACGCCCTGAGGTAGATTAGTTTGGTTCTTTTTATTTGATAGCTTTTGTTGAATGCTATGATTGTGgaagtgatttttttatttgtttcttctcttccttttaaATATAAGTTTTGGTAAGCTGAGTTCTATCAGTAATAGGAAGAGCATGTATATCTTTTACAAGGGCATACGTGTGAATATCGCCTGTGGTGGGCAAAGTGTCAGCATGGTGATTCATTTATTCAGTTCTAATTACATCATCAAAGATATATTATTACATTTAGGTTCTGCTTGGTGGTAGGACAATATATTGTGGTAAGAACATTTATTGCCATGGTGTAATTACTCCTCCACCTACCTCAATTCTTTCATCAATTAGCAATCAAACCctagaataaaaaaagaaaaaagaaaagaaagaaaaaaagagcctTTTGTATTAGGACCACTTTTAACATTCCCTAATTGGATAACACCACCCTTTTGCTTTGCTTGGAGCTTGGCTATAATCACCATAATTGGATAACAAAAACACTCTTGTTaaaattgaaacttgtgaatttatcATGCTTTGAGGTAATCATTTTTAAATTTACAGCCTTTTACAGGATTTTTGTGGTAGTGTATTTTGATGCTATGCTCCTTCACAAAGGTAGCATGTAGATACATCATATCTTGTGGTGTGTTTTTGGTTTTCCCCCTTATATAAGTGGTTCTTTGATGTAAGACAGtttctttagggcctgtttgattttccatgatacatgtaaatccgtggtaaataagtaattattacctttTCAACTGGTTTGAAAATGGGTGAGTAATTCCACCTTAAAAACTGGTCCAAATGTGTTGACTTAAATCCGTGGGCCCcgccgtaatgtatatgatatatctgcgccgaccatctgttttatcagaacattttggggcatgagccaaagaatgaggtggatccaacactcaaatcgCCCACACGAAATAAAACATTGGCCTTAATTCGTGCAccgttgaaagttgtttccttcattgggtccacattgaggtttattcgtCTTCTaatgttcatagggtcacatagacatggataagcggaaaacacaaatattagcttgatccaaaacttccaggggccccaagaagtttttaaccgtaggcgttcgattcccactgtttcctgtggtgtggtccacttaagatttggatctgcctcattttttgggctcatgccctaaattcagctggcataacaagtgggcggtgtggataagccacatacatcacggtgggccccacatttattttGCAAACTTCTCGATATTAGTGTTTAAAAAGTAAGTCATCAATGTCTGCATTAGGAAAGATGCAGTGATTATCcgtgtaaataattattacctatttacaagGTACTTacagttgagccgaaaaatcaaacaagcccttggtGTCTTATTTCCTAATTTTATGCCTTTAGAATTTTATGTGCATGCAAGTCTGCATGCAAGTCTATCAGGCCCATTTAGTTGCCGTCCAAGTTATGTCTGAATAGGCTATTCTGGACACATCCATCTAGCTATGGCATGTCTCAATAGGCTTGCATTGATAGGCTTTTCTATTGCCCTCACTGTTGTTTTTCAAGCACCCTGGGATATGGATGTATGGATAGTTGCACGTGGTGCTTGTATACATTTGGCACATGTGGGCATGTTGGGCACATGTAGATTGATAGTGGCATGTGAGTTGCCTGAGATGCATGGtggcatgttggcacatgtggggtgcttgaagatgTATGGTATCACATATGGCATGTGGCATGCATACACAtgggcacattggcacatgtggaacATGTGGGGTGCTTGAAGGTTGGATGGGGCATGtgtggggtgcttgaagatggatTCTCACTTGTGGGTTGGTGCACATGTGtcatgtatatattaaaaaaatagagaCTAAATGCTTCTTGTTCAGGTTAGCTTATACGAGGTAACAGTCAAATTTTTGGATAGCTCTATCttcaattttattagaattgATAACTGAAGGTGCTTGACAAGCCATGGGCAGTGCAGCTATCCGGATGGAACTTTCCGGtcaccaaacaggccctcaagtTAGTATCTAAGCTGAATTGTGAGAATAGGTTATTCTCTGGGGTTTTCTCATATTTTTGGAGTATTTGCAAAAGCTAAATTTGGCAAAACGCTTAAATTCTGATAGAATTTAGAAAAGTGCCCTGTGGTCTATATTGAGCTTATTTTTTTGGGTGTGGACAAATAATTTGAAGGCTGATTCCTAAATGCTttgaattcaatttttttttttttttttgaagagttcCACCGACGTaccattttcaaaatgtcaattttcattttagtttctaaaaaaataaattagcttAGCATGAATCTTTTGTTCAAATATTGACACAGTTTAATTATTTTGTGGTAAAATGAATTTTTCGAGTTCTAGAGATCTGTGTTAAATGTCCAAGAAATAGTTGGAAACTTGGCCACGTAGGAATGAGCTGGCCGATCCCAAGCTCAGTTTGATGCCAGGTTTACAATACATCAAACTTTTGCTAAGCAATCATGAGAATTTCCTGTTTTGAATATGAGTTGGAAAATAGGATTTATAAAGCTGACTACAAATAGTTGGGGCAAGGCTATAACAATGATTATGATCTTTGGAGATCAGATCAAGTAATTGTGTGTATATTGAGCAATAATGGTCTTGCCATCTTGgcatatttttcatttattttgtcac
Coding sequences:
- the LOC131249291 gene encoding probable methyltransferase PMT5 isoform X1, translated to MRSPWAHQSFFSSRRGLPLNGVLLCIVSVLLLIAIFRSPSSRSLDSAVSSPASEAYRSYRRLREEAASNFMEIRSLSLGMSRTGELDLCGKERENYVPCYNVSANQLSGFRNGEEFDRHCEVAGVGPRCLVRSPKDYKIPLRWPAGRDVIWSGNVKITNNQFLSSGSMTKRLMLLEENQIAFQSEDGTNIDGVKYYSRQIAEMIGLGSDAEFLQAGVSTVLDIGCGFGSFGAHLFSLNLMTICIAAYEIFGSPVQLALERGLPAMIGSFISRQLPYPSLSFDMVHCAQCGIIWDQKDGAFLIEVDRVLKPGGYFVLTSPTSKPQASSLNAKNRIMFTPIEEFTGKICWSLLAQQEETFVWQKTADVNCYASRKQGGIPLCKDENDETYYQPLLSCISGTTSNRWVPVQNRSHRPFDSQLSSDELAVHGKYHFVTFCLCLCYVVLLAFVSQCPNSAASVAKTFQRGHGNRLYSNWFLF
- the LOC131249291 gene encoding probable methyltransferase PMT4 isoform X2, with the translated sequence MRSPWAHQSFFSSRRGLPLNGVLLCIVSVLLLIAIFRSPSSRSLDSAVSSPASEAYRSYRRLREEAASNFMEIRSLSLGMSRTGELDLCGKERENYVPCYNVSANQLSGFRNGEEFDRHCEVAGVGPRCLVRSPKDYKIPLRWPAGRDVIWSGNVKITNNQFLSSGSMTKRLMLLEENQIAFQSEDGTNIDGVKYYSRQIAEMIGLGSDAEFLQAGVSTVLDIGCGFGSFGAHLFSLNLMTICIAAYEIFGSPVQLALERGLPAMIGSFISRQLPYPSLSFDMVHCAQCGIIWDQKDGAFLIEVDRVLKPGGYFVLTSPTSKPQASSLNAKNRIMFTPIEEFTGKICWSLLAQQEETFVWQKTADVNCYASRKQGGIPLCKDENDETYYQPLLSCISGTTSNRWVPVQNRSHRPFDSQLSSDELAVHGVYPEDFLEDSRVWSSALKNYWSLLTPLIFSDHPKRPGDEDPLPPFNMIRNVMDMNAHYGGLNAAFLEARKSVWVMNVVPIRTSDTLPLILNRGFAGVLHDWCEPFPTYPRTYDMLHAMGLLSHLLDLKECDISSLFLEMDRILRPEGWVVLCDKVQVIEKARYLATQNRWEARVIELQNDNDQRLLVCQKPFLKK